In one Streptomyces sp. NBC_01288 genomic region, the following are encoded:
- a CDS encoding DoxX family protein, whose product MSETTASVASAASATSRTVVAESATTRGRRARIALRALQVLLALFYGVASALPKLIANSSAVESFDKIGWGSGAMYTIGALELAGAVGLLVPMLQSVAATALSALMVGAFVVQMTVFHGENAATPLILIIPLALIAWARRGQNTELLRVVRRRA is encoded by the coding sequence ATGTCCGAGACCACCGCTTCCGTAGCCTCCGCCGCGTCCGCCACCTCCCGCACCGTCGTCGCCGAGTCCGCGACCACCCGCGGTCGCCGTGCCCGGATCGCGCTGCGCGCCCTCCAGGTGCTGCTCGCTCTGTTCTACGGCGTCGCGAGTGCGCTGCCCAAGCTGATCGCGAACTCGTCGGCCGTGGAGTCCTTCGACAAGATCGGCTGGGGGAGCGGGGCCATGTACACCATCGGCGCGCTCGAACTGGCCGGTGCGGTCGGGCTGTTGGTCCCGATGTTGCAGTCGGTGGCGGCGACGGCGCTCAGTGCGCTGATGGTGGGTGCGTTCGTCGTGCAGATGACCGTGTTCCACGGAGAGAACGCGGCGACACCGCTGATCCTGATCATCCCGCTCGCCCTGATCGCCTGGGCACGGCGGGGGCAGAACACGGAGTTGCTGCGAGTGGTACGACGACGGGCGTGA
- a CDS encoding class I SAM-dependent methyltransferase, with the protein MREGYEGTGPGAITPDGCAVELYSRLSIDQEPDIIAAAVPAGARILELGSGVGRMTHPLLERGFTVTAVDESAEMLERVHGARTICSPVEHLDLGETFDVVMLASFLVHAGDVEVRRGLLRTCVRHVAPGGCVLIQREGEDYHTNLPRERVDPGGFTVRMVSAEPVGDGVDSVHAEYVFPDAVWTQTFLSRPLTKDQFEEALAEAGLKVDSYLTPDRIWVRAVAATAEEEGAAAD; encoded by the coding sequence ATGCGTGAAGGGTACGAGGGGACAGGACCCGGGGCGATCACCCCGGACGGCTGCGCGGTCGAGCTGTACTCGCGGCTGTCGATCGACCAGGAGCCGGACATCATCGCCGCGGCCGTGCCGGCGGGTGCGCGCATCCTGGAGCTGGGCAGCGGGGTGGGGCGGATGACCCACCCCCTCCTGGAGCGCGGGTTCACGGTCACGGCGGTCGACGAATCCGCCGAGATGCTGGAACGCGTCCATGGGGCGCGCACGATATGCAGCCCGGTCGAACACCTCGATCTGGGCGAGACGTTCGACGTGGTGATGCTCGCTTCGTTCCTGGTGCACGCCGGGGACGTCGAGGTGCGGCGCGGACTGCTGCGGACCTGCGTACGGCATGTCGCGCCGGGCGGCTGCGTGCTGATCCAACGGGAGGGCGAGGACTACCACACGAACCTGCCGCGCGAGCGGGTTGACCCCGGTGGCTTCACCGTGCGGATGGTGTCGGCGGAGCCGGTCGGGGACGGGGTCGACTCGGTGCACGCGGAGTATGTGTTCCCGGACGCGGTCTGGACCCAGACGTTCCTGTCCCGGCCGTTGACGAAGGACCAGTTCGAGGAGGCGCTGGCGGAGGCGGGACTGAAGGTGGACAGCTATCTGACACCGGACCGGATATGGGTGAGGGCGGTGGCGGCGACAGCCGAAGAAGAGGGAGCGGCAGCGGACTAG